The following are encoded together in the Xanthomonas vesicatoria ATCC 35937 genome:
- a CDS encoding S9 family peptidase translates to MLPLTLLLLAATAHAQSTAPLTIEQVMADPDWIGPSVDQAWWQWDGKQVQYLLKRDGSPVRDTYRQGIDGAAAERVADTARAGLDAANPSYDATRQRMLFARNGDIFLRDLRSGALTQLTRSNEVESRPQFASDGGAIWRAGNNWYHWHADGGTAQVAVVKAERDPNAAPKADVLREQQLATLATLRRDREQRDALRTQEDVWRRADATRAAAPVYLGDEVEVVDSALSPDGRHLLVVTQAKAADEGQAGKMPKYVTESGYEEFQETRTRVGRNMPVAHTLWLVDVAAGSARQLSFDALPGIATDPLAALRKAAKRDALKGNRAVRVESDGDGSGPAVHWSDDGRNVAVEIRAVDNKDRWIASVDLDNAKLQSRHRLSDGAWINWDFNDFGWLPDNRTLWLLSEESGYSQLYTVEGNGKPRQRTRGKWEVSMPVPNADGSGMYFLCNQKWPGDYEVCKLDLRTDQLTEVTVLNGVEGFSLSPNGQQLLVRYSGAYLPPQLAVVPAAGGQATVLTDTRTPAFKAQTWIAPQYVQVPSKHGAGTVWGKYYGPQTPEPGKQYPIVMFVHGAGYLQNVSQRYTPYFREQMFHNLLVQQGYIVLDLDYRASEGYGRDWRTAIYRNMGHPELEDYLDGLDWLVATKQGDRARAGIYGGSYGGFMTYMALFRSPGTFKAGAALRPVGDWMQYNHEYTSNILNTPELDPQAYKTSSPINYAEGLQDHLLIAHGMIDDNVFFKDSVDMTQKLIELHKDNWQVAPYPMERHGFTRADAWLDEYKRILKLFNEQVKPQR, encoded by the coding sequence TTGCTGCCGTTGACCCTTCTGCTGCTGGCTGCCACCGCGCATGCGCAGTCCACCGCACCGCTCACCATCGAACAGGTGATGGCCGATCCGGACTGGATTGGGCCGTCGGTCGATCAGGCGTGGTGGCAATGGGACGGCAAGCAGGTGCAATACCTGCTCAAACGCGATGGCAGCCCGGTGCGCGACACCTATCGCCAGGGCATCGACGGTGCGGCGGCAGAACGTGTGGCCGACACAGCACGCGCCGGCCTGGATGCGGCCAACCCCAGCTACGACGCGACGCGCCAGCGCATGCTGTTCGCGCGCAATGGCGATATTTTCCTGCGTGATCTGCGCTCGGGCGCACTGACCCAGCTGACCCGCAGCAACGAGGTCGAATCGCGTCCGCAATTTGCCAGCGATGGTGGTGCGATCTGGCGTGCGGGCAACAATTGGTACCACTGGCATGCCGATGGCGGCACCGCGCAGGTGGCTGTGGTCAAGGCCGAGCGCGACCCCAATGCCGCGCCCAAGGCCGATGTGCTGCGCGAGCAGCAACTGGCCACGTTGGCCACGCTGCGTCGCGACCGCGAACAGCGCGATGCGCTGCGCACGCAGGAAGATGTCTGGCGCCGCGCCGACGCCACGCGCGCAGCAGCGCCGGTGTATCTGGGCGATGAGGTGGAGGTCGTCGACAGCGCGCTGTCGCCGGACGGCCGCCACCTGCTTGTAGTGACCCAGGCCAAGGCTGCCGACGAAGGCCAGGCCGGCAAGATGCCCAAGTACGTGACCGAATCCGGCTACGAAGAATTCCAGGAAACCCGCACCCGCGTCGGCCGCAACATGCCAGTTGCGCATACGCTGTGGCTGGTCGATGTGGCCGCAGGCAGCGCGCGCCAGCTGTCCTTCGATGCGCTGCCCGGCATCGCCACCGACCCGCTGGCGGCACTGCGCAAGGCCGCCAAGCGCGACGCGCTCAAGGGCAATCGCGCGGTACGCGTGGAAAGCGATGGCGACGGCAGCGGCCCGGCGGTGCATTGGAGCGACGATGGCCGCAACGTGGCGGTGGAAATCCGCGCGGTGGACAACAAGGACCGCTGGATCGCCAGCGTGGATCTGGACAACGCCAAGCTGCAGTCGCGGCATCGGCTGAGCGATGGCGCCTGGATCAACTGGGACTTCAACGATTTCGGCTGGTTGCCCGACAACCGCACGCTGTGGCTGCTGTCGGAGGAATCCGGCTATTCGCAGCTGTACACGGTGGAAGGCAACGGCAAGCCGCGTCAGCGCACCCGTGGCAAGTGGGAAGTGTCGATGCCGGTGCCCAACGCCGATGGCAGCGGCATGTATTTCCTGTGCAACCAGAAATGGCCGGGGGATTACGAGGTGTGCAAGCTGGATCTGCGCACCGACCAGCTCACCGAGGTGACGGTCCTGAACGGCGTGGAAGGCTTCAGCCTGTCGCCGAACGGGCAGCAGTTGCTGGTGCGCTATTCCGGCGCCTATCTGCCGCCACAGCTGGCGGTGGTGCCGGCGGCGGGGGGCCAGGCCACGGTGCTCACTGACACGCGCACGCCAGCCTTCAAGGCGCAGACGTGGATCGCCCCGCAGTACGTGCAGGTGCCGTCAAAACACGGCGCCGGCACGGTCTGGGGCAAGTACTACGGGCCGCAGACGCCCGAGCCGGGCAAGCAGTATCCGATCGTGATGTTCGTGCACGGCGCCGGTTACCTGCAGAACGTCTCGCAGCGCTACACACCGTATTTCCGCGAGCAGATGTTCCACAACCTGCTGGTGCAACAGGGCTACATCGTGCTGGACCTGGATTACCGCGCATCGGAAGGCTACGGCCGCGACTGGCGCACCGCGATCTACCGCAACATGGGCCACCCGGAGCTGGAGGATTATCTGGACGGTCTGGACTGGCTGGTCGCCACCAAGCAGGGCGACCGTGCACGCGCCGGCATCTATGGCGGCTCGTACGGCGGCTTCATGACCTACATGGCGCTGTTCCGCAGCCCCGGCACCTTCAAGGCCGGCGCAGCGCTGCGGCCGGTGGGCGACTGGATGCAGTACAACCACGAGTACACCTCCAACATCCTCAACACCCCCGAGCTCGACCCGCAGGCGTACAAGACCTCCTCGCCGATCAACTACGCCGAGGGGCTGCAGGACCATCTGCTGATCGCCCACGGCATGATCGACGACAACGTGTTCTTCAAGGACTCGGTGGACATGACGCAGAAGCTGATCGAGTTGCACAAGGACAACTGGCAGGTGGCACCGTATCCGATGGAACGCCACGGCTTTACCCGCGCCGACGCGTGGCTGGACGAGTACAAGCGCATCCTCAAACTGTTCAACGAACAGGTGAAGCCGCAGCGCTGA